Part of the Deltaproteobacteria bacterium CG2_30_66_27 genome, TCCGCGCCGTGCGCGTCCTCAAGGAGGCGCCGGTGATCGCCTGCGAGGACACGCGCCGGACGGTGAAGCTGCTGAACCGGTACGAGATCCGTACGCCGATGGTCATCTTCCACGAATACAACAAGGCGCGCGCGGGGACGGGGATCCTGCGGCGTCTCCGCGACGGGGAGAGCGTGGCGCTCGTCTCCGACGCCGGCACGCCCGCCATCTCGGACCCGGGGTACGACCTGGTGCGGGACGCGATCGCCGGAGGCATTCCGGTGGAGGTGATCCCCGGTCCGTCGGCCCTGGTGGCCGCCCTGGTGGTCTCCGGCCTTCCCACCGACCATTTCACGTTCGAGGGGTTCCTCCCCAACAGGAAGGAGCGTCGTCGCAAGGCGCTCGCGGCCCTTTCCCGGGAGATGCGGACGATGATCTTCTACGAGTCCCCGCACCGCCTCGCCGCATTCCTCGAGGACGCCTCGGCCGAGCTCGGGGAGCGACGGGCCTGCATCGTGCGGGAGCTGACCAAGGTGCACGAGGAGATCGTCCGGGGAACGCTGCCGGA contains:
- a CDS encoding 16S rRNA (cytidine(1402)-2'-O)-methyltransferase, producing the protein MGAGTLYVVATPLGNLEDITFRAVRVLKEAPVIACEDTRRTVKLLNRYEIRTPMVIFHEYNKARAGTGILRRLRDGESVALVSDAGTPAISDPGYDLVRDAIAGGIPVEVIPGPSALVAALVVSGLPTDHFTFEGFLPNRKERRRKALAALSREMRTMIFYESPHRLAAFLEDASAELGERRACIVRELTKVHEEIVRGTLPELSAEISGRSSVLGEVTVVVGGAPKTVELSVEEIVRAAVEDASGSSRDLAREIAERTGLSRKEVYEEILRQRK